One genomic window of uncultured delta proteobacterium includes the following:
- a CDS encoding Selenium-dependent molybdenum hydroxylase system protein, YqeB family, whose translation MKTGSCTIIIKSGGEMASGIAVRLYRAGFRNILMLETPRPLAVRRAVAFCEAVYDGEQQVEGITARRAETPGEIRELWNGGMLAVAVDPDWKLLPLLRPEMTIDAVLAKRNIGTAMSEAPLVVALGPGFTAGVDAHYVIETNRGHNLGRVYAEGGAQPNTGIPGDIGGYTTERVLRAPVDGIVAACRDIGSPIRAGETVCTVNGVPVAAAIDGIVRGCIRPGATARAGLKLGDIDPRGVVANCWTVSEKARALGGSVLEVLCAHLNR comes from the coding sequence ATGAAAACCGGCTCGTGCACCATCATCATCAAAAGCGGCGGCGAAATGGCTTCCGGCATTGCCGTGCGCCTGTACCGGGCCGGATTCCGCAACATTCTGATGCTGGAAACGCCCCGCCCGCTGGCCGTGCGCCGCGCCGTGGCCTTTTGCGAAGCCGTGTACGACGGCGAACAGCAGGTGGAGGGCATCACCGCCAGGCGCGCGGAAACGCCCGGGGAAATCCGGGAACTCTGGAACGGCGGCATGCTCGCCGTGGCCGTGGATCCGGATTGGAAGCTTCTTCCGCTGCTGCGCCCGGAAATGACTATAGACGCGGTACTGGCCAAACGCAATATCGGGACCGCCATGAGCGAGGCCCCGCTCGTCGTGGCGCTGGGCCCCGGCTTCACGGCGGGCGTTGACGCGCATTACGTGATTGAAACGAACCGTGGGCACAACCTCGGCCGGGTCTACGCCGAAGGCGGCGCCCAGCCCAACACCGGCATCCCCGGCGATATCGGCGGGTACACCACGGAGCGCGTCCTGCGCGCCCCTGTTGACGGCATTGTGGCGGCCTGCCGGGACATAGGCAGCCCCATCCGGGCCGGGGAAACGGTCTGCACCGTTAACGGCGTGCCGGTCGCCGCGGCCATCGATGGCATCGTGCGCGGCTGCATCCGGCCCGGGGCAACGGCGCGGGCGGGCCTGAAGCTGGGCGATATCGACCCCAGGGGCGTTGTTGCGAACTGCTGGACGGTTTCCGAAAAAGCCCGCGCCCTGGGCGGGTCCGTGCTGGAAGTTCTGTGCGCCCATCTGAACCGCTAG
- a CDS encoding conserved hypothetical protein (Evidence 4 : Homologs of previously reported genes of unknown function), translating to MPQTDSGIAAVMLAAGGGSRLGGGKLLLPWRGQPLFAHVLRTVAQAHGLLSLTVVLGHDAEAVRRAVADAVPDFAVPVHVTVNRDWREGQSASLRCGLAHARSAPGGDAVRGVLFLLGDQPLVTTGTLDALIRAHGAACAKNPAHPATVPVYQGTRGNPVILSHRLFPDLMALRGDTGARHILRELDAEILRVPVDDPGILHDVDTPEAYAALCAPRGDLL from the coding sequence GTGCCGCAGACTGATTCCGGCATAGCGGCGGTCATGCTCGCCGCCGGGGGCGGCAGCCGCCTCGGGGGCGGCAAACTTCTGCTTCCATGGCGCGGGCAGCCGCTGTTCGCGCACGTGTTGCGGACCGTGGCCCAGGCCCATGGTCTCCTCTCCCTGACCGTGGTGCTGGGTCATGACGCGGAAGCCGTGCGCCGGGCGGTTGCCGACGCCGTTCCTGATTTCGCCGTTCCGGTACATGTTACGGTAAACCGCGACTGGAGGGAAGGGCAGAGCGCGTCGCTCCGGTGCGGCCTCGCGCACGCGCGGAGCGCTCCCGGCGGCGACGCCGTGCGCGGCGTCCTGTTTTTGCTGGGTGACCAGCCCCTTGTCACGACCGGGACCCTGGACGCGCTCATCCGGGCGCACGGCGCGGCCTGCGCGAAAAACCCCGCGCACCCGGCCACGGTCCCCGTATACCAGGGGACGCGCGGAAATCCCGTTATCCTTTCCCACCGGCTGTTCCCGGACCTCATGGCGTTGCGGGGGGATACAGGCGCGCGGCACATCCTGCGCGAGCTTGATGCCGAGATCTTACGCGTGCCCGTGGACGACCCCGGCATCCTGCATGATGTTGACACGCCGGAAGCGTACGCCGCACTTTGCGCGCCGCGTGGGGATCTTTTATAA
- a CDS encoding Xanthine and CO dehydrogenases maturation factor, XdhC/CoxF family has product MLHLLTVLRERLGKGQPLALATVVARKGSAPRGRGARLLADASGLIHGTVGGGAAEAAVLEACAGVLRSGGSRLLDLALTNAMAAQEGMACGGEVRVFVECVSPDAKTRDFFAALAAAFHHAALHDGGGVLLTRLAPGQGGSPERTLYTQGCFTGAPLGERAEKAFLAALSPRGDLSESAEHSLDGELFFAEPLVPPSRMLIAGAGHVAVPTAELAAFAGFSVHVIDDRPEFSRPERFPRADATHTAPDFADCLAGFTPDARTYVVIITRGHMHDGTVLAQALRTQAGYIGMIGSRKKRETVYAAMRELGFTEADLARIHCPVGLPIGAETPEEIAVSIVAECIAHKRGKLA; this is encoded by the coding sequence ATGCTGCACCTCCTGACCGTTCTGCGCGAGCGCCTCGGCAAGGGCCAGCCCCTTGCCCTCGCAACCGTCGTCGCCCGCAAAGGCTCCGCGCCGCGAGGCCGGGGAGCGCGCCTCCTGGCGGACGCTTCCGGCCTGATCCACGGCACCGTGGGAGGCGGCGCCGCCGAGGCCGCCGTGCTGGAAGCCTGCGCCGGGGTGCTGCGTTCCGGCGGTTCCCGCCTGCTCGACCTGGCGCTCACCAATGCCATGGCCGCGCAGGAGGGCATGGCCTGCGGCGGGGAAGTGCGGGTGTTTGTGGAATGCGTCTCTCCGGACGCAAAAACGCGGGACTTTTTCGCCGCCCTAGCCGCCGCGTTCCATCACGCCGCGCTCCATGACGGCGGCGGCGTTTTGCTTACGCGGCTCGCCCCCGGCCAGGGCGGCTCTCCGGAACGCACCCTGTACACGCAAGGGTGTTTTACCGGCGCGCCTCTCGGGGAACGCGCGGAAAAGGCCTTCCTGGCCGCATTGAGCCCTCGGGGCGACCTTTCGGAAAGCGCCGAGCATTCGCTTGACGGGGAATTGTTCTTCGCGGAACCGCTGGTCCCCCCGAGCCGGATGCTTATCGCCGGGGCGGGGCATGTCGCCGTGCCCACGGCGGAGTTGGCCGCATTCGCCGGGTTCTCCGTGCACGTCATCGACGACAGGCCGGAATTTTCCCGGCCCGAGCGGTTCCCCCGGGCGGACGCCACCCATACCGCGCCGGATTTCGCCGATTGCCTCGCCGGTTTCACGCCGGACGCGCGCACGTACGTCGTCATCATCACCCGCGGGCACATGCACGACGGGACGGTCCTGGCCCAGGCCCTGCGCACGCAGGCCGGGTATATAGGGATGATAGGCAGCCGCAAGAAACGGGAAACCGTCTACGCGGCCATGCGCGAACTGGGATTTACCGAGGCGGATCTCGCCAGGATCCACTGCCCCGTGGGGTTGCCGATAGGCGCGGAAACGCCCGAGGAAATCGCGGTCAGCATTGTGGCCGAATGCATCGCCCATAAACGGGGAAAGCTTGCGTAA
- a CDS encoding Molybdopterin-binding domain protein: MTAIPERLTTMKYIPVADAVGSVLFHDITRIVPGECKGPVFRKGHIVTEADIPVLLDVGKEHLYVFEQQPGMLHENEAAGRIVDRVAGQNLLRSEPVEGKITLRAARHGLLRIDTEALVRVNSLGEIALATLHSLQEVQENQAVAGTRVIPLTVREEKIAELERQVPGPIVEVLPLRSVPVGIVTTGSEIYHGRIKDGFGPVLEKKCAGWGCPIMGQKLTSDDVALTSAAIREFVAAGAGMVLVTGGMSVDPDDRSPLAIREAGATVVSYGAPMFPGAMFLLAHIGDVPVMGLPGCVMYHAASIFDIVVPRLLAGLTVTAQDIASLGHGGFCASCPECRYPLCSFGKI, from the coding sequence ATGACCGCTATTCCTGAAAGGCTTACGACCATGAAATATATCCCCGTTGCGGACGCCGTCGGCTCCGTCCTGTTCCACGACATCACCAGAATCGTTCCCGGCGAATGCAAAGGGCCGGTCTTCCGCAAAGGCCATATCGTGACCGAGGCGGACATACCGGTGCTGCTCGACGTGGGCAAGGAGCATCTTTACGTCTTTGAACAGCAACCGGGCATGCTGCATGAAAACGAGGCCGCCGGGCGCATTGTGGACCGCGTGGCCGGGCAAAACCTCCTGCGTTCGGAGCCGGTGGAAGGCAAAATAACCTTGCGCGCGGCCCGCCACGGGCTTTTGCGCATTGATACAGAGGCGCTCGTTCGCGTCAACAGCCTCGGGGAAATCGCCCTCGCAACCCTGCACTCCTTGCAGGAAGTACAGGAAAACCAGGCCGTGGCCGGAACGCGCGTCATCCCGCTGACAGTGCGGGAGGAAAAAATCGCCGAACTGGAACGGCAGGTCCCCGGCCCCATCGTCGAGGTGCTGCCGTTGCGGTCCGTGCCCGTGGGCATCGTGACCACGGGCAGCGAAATTTACCACGGCAGGATCAAGGACGGTTTCGGCCCGGTGCTGGAAAAAAAATGCGCCGGCTGGGGTTGCCCCATCATGGGCCAAAAGCTGACCAGCGACGACGTCGCCCTGACGAGCGCCGCCATCAGGGAATTCGTCGCGGCCGGAGCCGGGATGGTTCTGGTCACGGGCGGCATGTCCGTGGACCCGGACGATCGCTCCCCCCTGGCCATCCGCGAGGCAGGGGCCACGGTCGTCTCCTACGGGGCGCCCATGTTCCCCGGCGCCATGTTCCTTCTGGCCCATATCGGGGACGTGCCCGTCATGGGCCTGCCCGGCTGCGTCATGTACCACGCGGCCAGCATTTTCGACATCGTTGTGCCGCGCCTTCTGGCCGGTCTCACGGTCACGGCTCAAGACATCGCGTCCCTCGGCCACGGCGGGTTTTGCGCGTCCTGTCCCGAGTGCCGGTATCCGCTGTGTTCATTCGGTAAGATTTGA
- a CDS encoding conserved hypothetical protein (Evidence 4 : Homologs of previously reported genes of unknown function), with product MHGFPVSLEAEQGVASPGLLCLTGGGGKTTLLFALGRAFAAAGQRVLGTTTTRMYRPSSIPGLTVTFPDNPEGISVPANGFVFAAKNPPPDGDPAKVHGYAPEVIDELHRRGAASRIIVEADGAAGRPLKAPADHEPVIPATTGAVIAVIGLSCFCKPFSAAAVFRPERVSAITGLSPEDAITPGAVVALITHREGLFKNTPPQALRLLFCNQADLPGTHEPMRALAGILAGEHPGFLHGLYAGSLQQEGLLCRRLIPA from the coding sequence ATGCACGGCTTCCCGGTTAGTCTGGAGGCGGAACAGGGCGTGGCGTCGCCCGGTCTTCTCTGCCTGACCGGCGGGGGCGGGAAAACGACCCTGCTCTTCGCCCTCGGCCGGGCGTTTGCCGCTGCTGGGCAGCGCGTTCTCGGCACCACCACGACCCGCATGTACCGGCCTTCATCCATTCCCGGCCTGACCGTGACGTTCCCGGACAATCCCGAGGGCATATCCGTGCCCGCGAACGGGTTTGTTTTCGCGGCCAAAAATCCGCCGCCGGATGGCGATCCGGCCAAGGTCCACGGGTACGCCCCGGAAGTGATTGACGAACTGCACCGGCGCGGCGCGGCTTCGCGGATCATCGTCGAGGCGGACGGCGCGGCGGGCAGGCCGCTGAAAGCCCCGGCGGACCACGAGCCGGTCATTCCCGCAACAACGGGCGCGGTCATCGCGGTTATCGGACTTTCCTGTTTTTGTAAACCGTTCAGCGCGGCGGCCGTCTTTCGGCCGGAACGCGTTTCCGCCATAACCGGGCTTTCTCCCGAAGACGCCATAACGCCCGGGGCCGTTGTCGCGCTCATCACGCACCGGGAGGGGCTCTTCAAAAACACGCCGCCACAAGCCTTGCGCCTGCTTTTCTGCAACCAGGCGGACCTCCCCGGAACGCATGAACCCATGCGGGCGCTGGCCGGGATACTGGCCGGGGAGCACCCCGGTTTTCTGCACGGCCTGTATGCCGGGTCGCTGCAACAGGAGGGGCTCTTGTGCCGCAGACTGATTCCGGCATAG
- a CDS encoding HhH-GPD superfamily base excision DNA repair protein, whose translation MREKQYLEYGEKETAHLRKKDPALARVMDVVGPVRREVIPDVFMALVNSVIGQQISTKAHRTVWERAQAMFAPLTPEHVASIPVATLQTCGISTRKAVYINEIATSVVTGALDLAHLHAMDDEAVCKRLSEIRGIGVWTAEMLMTFSMRRMDVLSWGDLAILRGLRMLYRHRVITPVLFAKYKKRYSPYATVASLYLWALAGGACEGYADPAPKTPARKKIAVKKAKTAVRAAKRKRGTP comes from the coding sequence ATGCGGGAGAAGCAGTATCTGGAATACGGCGAAAAGGAAACCGCCCACCTCAGGAAAAAGGACCCGGCCCTCGCCAGGGTCATGGACGTAGTGGGGCCGGTGCGCCGGGAAGTCATTCCCGACGTGTTCATGGCGCTCGTTAATTCGGTAATCGGGCAGCAGATTTCCACAAAGGCGCACCGGACCGTGTGGGAGCGCGCGCAGGCCATGTTCGCGCCGCTGACGCCGGAGCACGTGGCATCCATCCCGGTGGCGACGTTGCAAACCTGCGGCATTTCCACGCGGAAGGCCGTGTACATTAATGAAATCGCGACGAGCGTCGTTACCGGCGCCCTTGACCTCGCGCACCTGCATGCCATGGATGACGAGGCGGTGTGCAAGCGCTTGAGCGAGATCAGGGGCATCGGCGTATGGACGGCGGAAATGCTGATGACGTTTTCCATGCGCCGCATGGATGTTTTGAGTTGGGGCGATCTGGCTATCCTGCGCGGGCTCAGGATGCTCTACCGGCACCGCGTGATTACCCCGGTCTTGTTCGCGAAATATAAAAAACGGTATTCCCCGTACGCGACGGTGGCCAGCCTTTACCTCTGGGCGCTTGCGGGCGGCGCGTGCGAGGGCTACGCGGACCCCGCGCCGAAAACGCCCGCCCGGAAAAAGATCGCGGTCAAAAAGGCAAAAACCGCCGTCCGGGCGGCAAAACGGAAGAGAGGAACGCCATGA
- a CDS encoding conserved hypothetical protein (Evidence 4 : Homologs of previously reported genes of unknown function): MSMLEYAQSYAEVISQVTGIDIEIMDSDMVRVAGTGVYAAEVGASLVNAGEIYKEVLRTHETVLVESPRSHAICARCPQRETCPELFTLATPIVADDSLLGVIGLVCFTEADRSRVMRSLESYTAFISFLADALAHKVGVQTRLSQTTQLLDVMLKAVDVPGQGITLFGYDGTLLYSNHAAREIFHIAPGDIFSLSFIGHSGSTLYGMEEFEVFLPGAREKDKPLTVLGRMVDMHHGKGTATLFTFELPARLALLAGELTSTASGAGFDTLIGASGAMQKLKENALQVADSRSTVLITGESGTGKELLARAIHQASSRRDKPFIAINCGGIPDTLLESELFGYVSGAFTGASNKGRMGKFELAEGGVIFLDEISAMPLYLQVKLLRVLQERVIVRLGSNRPVHVDVRVIAASNENLEQCIARNSFREDLYYRLNVIPLDIPPLRERSADVPILADYFLDKYCALFRKPKPRLRGSVVRFLEQYAWPGNVRELEHTIEYAVNLMPDTGVLGLENLPAKLLESGRGTSRTGAAPAETRRAAPVREVRSPGIEPLAVLEERAIREAIRHYGDTTAGKKQAAEALGLSLATLYRKMASFSN, from the coding sequence ATGAGTATGCTGGAATACGCGCAGTCGTACGCCGAAGTCATTTCCCAAGTCACGGGAATCGACATTGAAATTATGGACAGCGACATGGTCCGCGTCGCCGGAACGGGCGTGTACGCGGCCGAGGTCGGCGCGAGCCTGGTCAACGCGGGCGAGATTTACAAAGAAGTTCTCCGTACCCACGAGACCGTCCTGGTGGAATCGCCGCGCAGCCACGCCATCTGCGCGCGCTGCCCGCAAAGGGAAACCTGCCCCGAACTGTTCACCCTGGCGACGCCCATCGTCGCGGACGATTCCCTCCTCGGCGTGATCGGGCTGGTCTGTTTTACCGAAGCCGACAGAAGCAGGGTCATGCGGTCGCTGGAAAGCTATACCGCGTTCATTTCCTTCCTCGCGGACGCCCTGGCGCACAAGGTCGGCGTGCAGACGCGCCTCAGCCAGACCACCCAGCTTCTGGACGTCATGCTCAAAGCCGTGGACGTGCCGGGGCAGGGCATCACCCTGTTCGGGTATGACGGGACTTTGCTGTACAGCAACCATGCCGCGCGGGAAATTTTCCATATCGCGCCCGGCGACATTTTTTCGCTGTCGTTCATCGGGCATAGCGGCAGCACGCTGTATGGGATGGAGGAATTCGAAGTCTTTTTGCCAGGCGCGCGGGAGAAAGACAAACCCCTGACCGTGCTGGGCCGGATGGTGGATATGCACCACGGCAAAGGCACGGCCACGCTGTTTACCTTCGAACTGCCCGCCCGCCTTGCCCTTCTGGCGGGGGAATTGACCTCAACCGCCAGCGGGGCGGGGTTTGATACGCTCATCGGCGCGTCGGGCGCCATGCAGAAACTCAAGGAAAACGCGTTGCAGGTGGCGGATTCCCGCTCCACCGTGCTCATAACCGGAGAATCCGGCACGGGCAAGGAACTCTTGGCCCGCGCCATCCACCAGGCGAGCTCGCGGCGGGACAAGCCCTTCATCGCCATCAACTGCGGCGGCATCCCGGATACCCTTCTGGAGAGCGAGCTGTTCGGGTATGTGAGCGGCGCGTTTACCGGGGCCTCGAACAAGGGGCGGATGGGCAAGTTCGAACTGGCTGAAGGCGGCGTGATCTTTCTGGATGAAATTTCCGCAATGCCCTTGTATTTGCAGGTCAAATTGCTGCGCGTCCTGCAGGAGCGCGTCATCGTCCGTCTGGGGTCCAACCGCCCGGTGCACGTTGACGTGCGCGTGATCGCCGCGAGCAACGAGAACCTGGAACAATGCATCGCCCGTAACAGTTTCCGGGAAGACTTGTACTACCGTCTCAACGTCATCCCGCTGGACATCCCGCCGCTGCGCGAGCGGAGCGCCGACGTGCCCATCCTGGCGGATTACTTTCTGGACAAGTATTGCGCGCTGTTCAGAAAGCCCAAACCCCGCCTGCGCGGCTCCGTGGTGCGGTTTCTGGAGCAGTACGCCTGGCCCGGCAACGTGCGGGAGCTTGAGCACACCATCGAATACGCCGTCAACCTGATGCCCGATACGGGCGTCCTCGGCCTGGAAAACCTCCCGGCAAAACTTCTGGAAAGCGGGCGCGGGACCTCCCGGACCGGGGCGGCCCCGGCGGAAACGCGCCGCGCGGCCCCGGTCCGGGAGGTCCGTTCGCCCGGCATCGAACCTTTGGCCGTGCTGGAGGAACGCGCCATCCGCGAGGCGATCCGCCATTACGGCGATACCACGGCGGGAAAAAAGCAGGCTGCCGAAGCGCTGGGCTTGAGCCTTGCCACGCTGTACCGCAAGATGGCGTCGTTCTCAAATTAA